Proteins encoded within one genomic window of Marasmius oreades isolate 03SP1 chromosome 4, whole genome shotgun sequence:
- a CDS encoding uncharacterized protein (BUSCO:EOG09261727) — MDISGSNNSILNPVAEPTRNPRQPRQPNRHKPRPSTGDATAGVSSTPDNHAGKPAPRRWPPRRHNKRPDGSGPDTSRKGENDLGKGRGPSESRFQVSEEKDQAAVKRPPGQGRRKGQFGGELTTPNDTTPTATSSSKPRRERYRRDPDPKEDDLTSNLIRALRNPPYADCPICFSSIHPPQPTWSCSPLTPIIAEEKAERKDVEDSEPQYCWTTFHLKCIRSWSEKSYNDVKAAWRARGEEDRGGEWRCPGCQGRRNTLTNGYWCFCGSTPQPNNRLATPHSCGNPCSRPRHSCSHPCSLLCHPGPCPPCKVTLETVCGCIRQQVLVVKCGENKDQHGRTKETSVSCGGTCLKTLNCGKHQCQQKCHLGECLPCGEEEVITCWCGKQSREGKCGEGDIWQGEAVDEDTNSKSARGFDCGNLCGKLYDCGIHACDKVCHPSSGQYNHCPLSPDRVQTCPCGKKPIAGRVKCTDPIPTCGEPCQKPHVKEGVPQCEHPCQSLCHAGPCPPCTVAIIRPCRCGSTTKTVKCGDLWATDRQDTEKGKEKEVLCDKPCSLLRACGRHRCNRVCCPMASFTAPKSKGKKKASVAEEVLDDALRTLHECDLVCGKTLTCGNHKCEERDHRGPCKPCLRSSFEELICTCGKTVLEPPVPCGTRVQCSFPCSQPPPPCGHQKAPHTCHPEDIPCPPCPFLTTKRCACGKKEIGNVKCSLGREKVGCGTSCGKLLGCGFHRCDRLCHAGDCGSCASMCGKSRKLCLPEQHPCTLLCHAPASCPEEEPCQSLVDVTCPCGRIRQPVHCGKSTLSPNGSSRLRQPLKCTTECGVAQRNARLADALGIKTEGRGVSSNATTYNEELVSFAKANTRFLLVVESAFTEFINSAKRTQVLPHMPPERRKFVNDLAQVYRLDTQMVDQEPHRSVQIIRRIDTRIPQPLLSAHIASSAPSGASLGKLGDLRAGTVTSLRKPSSSGGGNSSVTPTSSSTTKGWTSVVSRSAQAPTTSNAGVVRSMPTPPAVFGGPVRITQLASRAATPPAGTSQTQTQRSVGSVNVLVPVQPTAVDTGPVPDSWEDDA, encoded by the exons ATGGACATATCAGGATCGAATAACTCGATCCTAAATCCTGTTGCTGAACCTACTCGAAACCCTCGGCAACCACGACAGCCTAACCGCCATAAACCGCGTCCAAGCACGGGAGACGCCACAGCCGGAGTATCCAGTACTCCCGATAACCATGCAGGAAAGCCAGCTCCACGTAGATGGCCTCCAAGACGACATAATAAACGTCCGGATGGGAGCGGGCCTGATACTTCTCGAAAGGGAGAAAACGATTTAGGGAAGGGAAGAGGGCCTTCAGAATCTCGTTTTCAGGTTTCTGAAGAGAAGGATCAGGCGGCGGTAAAGCGCCCACCCGGGCAAGGTCGTCGTAAAGGCCAATTTGGAGGGGAACTCACTACACCCAACGACACAACTCCAACTGCTACCTCATCCTCTAAACCCCGACGAGAACGCTATCGTAGGGATCCTGATCCAAAAGAGGACGATTTGACTTCTAATCTCATTCGTGCTCTCCGGAATCCACCATATGCGGATTGCCCGATTTGCTTCAGTTCTATTCACCCTCCTCAACCGACATGGAGTTGCtctcctcttactccaaTCATTGCAGAAGAAAAAGCTGAACGGAAGGATGTTGAGGACTCGGAGCCTCAGTATTGCTGGACAACTTTTCATTTGAAATGTATACGATCATGGTCAGAGAAGAGCTATAACGATGTGAAGGCCGCATGGAGAGCGAGAGGTGAAGAGGACAGAGGTGGGGAGTGGAGATGTCCTGGGTGTCAAGGAAGGAGAAATACTTTGACGAACGGTTACTG GTGTTTCTGTGGCTCGACGCCCCAGCCCAACAACCGACTTGCGACACCTCATTCTTGTGGTAACCCATGCTCACGTCCTCGACACTCATGTTCACACCCCTGTTCGCTCTTATGCCATCCTGGACCGTGTCCTCCTTGTAAAGTGACCTTGGAAACTGTTTGTGGATGTATCCGACAACAAGTTCTCGTCGTCAAATGCGGTGAAAATAAGGATCAACACGGAAGAACGAAGGAAACGAGCGTCTCATGTGGAGGAACCTGCTTGAAAACGTTGAATTGCGGAAAGCATCAATGTCAGCAGAAATGTCATTTAGGCGAGTGTCTACCGTGCGGAGAGGAGGAAGTTATCACTTGTTGGTGTGGCAAGCAGAGCAGGGAGGGAAAATGCGGAGAAGGCGACATTTGGCAGGGTGAAGCAGTTGATGAAGACACCAACAGCAAAAGTGCGAGAGGCTTCGATTGCGGGAATTTATGCGGGAAACTCTATGATTGCGGAATTCATGCCTGCGACAAAGTTTGCCATCCATCCAGTGGTCAATACAATCACTGTCCCTTATCCCCTGACCGTGTCCAGACATGTCCATGTGGGAAGAAGCCCATCGCTGGTCGAGTGAAATGTACCGATCCAATACCCACTTGCGGTGAACCATGTCAGAAACCGCATGTCAAGGAGGGGGTCCCGCAATGCGAACATCCGTGTCAGAGCCTTTGTCATGCAGGACCATGTCCACCGTGCACAGTGGCGATTATTCGACCCTGTCGATGCGGCAGTACCACGAAGACCGTCAAATGCGGCGATTTATGGGCTACCGACCGCCAAGACAccgagaaaggaaaggagaaggaagtttTATGCGACAAACCTTGTTCACTACTTCGTGCTTGTGGGAGACACCGATGTAACCGCGTCTGTTGTCCGATGGCATCGTTTACCGCGCCTAAGAGTAAAGGCAAAAAGAAGGCTAGCGTCGCCGAAGAGGTGTTGGACGACGCTCTCAGGACTTTACACGAATGTGACCTAGTTTGCGGGAAGACTCTAACGTGTGGAAACCACAAATGCGAAGAGAGGGATCACAGAGGACCTTGTAAACCCTGTTTGAGGAGCTCATTCGAGGAG CTGATATGTACCTGTGGGAAAACCGTACTCGAACCTCCCGTCCCTTGTGGAACGCGCGTCCAATGCTCGTTCCCGTGTTCTCAACCGCCGCCTCCCTGTGGTCATCAAAAGGCACCTCACACATGTCATCCGGAAGATATTCCATGTCCCCCTTGTCCGTTTTTGACGACCAAGAGATGTGCGTGCGGTAAGAAGGAGATAGGAAATGTAAAGTGCTCGCTAGGCAGGGAGAAAGTCGGATGTGGTACTTCATGCGGAAA ACTCTTGGGATGTGGGTTCCATCGCTGTGACCGTTTGTGCCATGCCGGTGATTGTGGATCGTGTGCATCAATGTGCGGCAAGTCCAGAAAGTTATG TCTACCCGAACAACACCCGTGCACGTTACTCTGTCATGCTCCCGCTTCCTGTCCCGAAGAAGAACCTTGCCAATCTCTCGTTGATGTCACTTGTCCTTGTGGGCGAATTCGTCAACCCGTGCATTGTGGAAAGAGTACTCTCAGTCCAAACGGATCAAGTAGACTACGGCAACCACTGAAATGTACCACCGAGTGTGGTGTTGCTCAGAGAAATGCTCGGTTAGCGGATGCGTTGGGAATCAAAACGGAGGGTCGAGGTGTGTCTAGCAACGCTACCACATATAATGAAGAGTTGGTTTCGTTTGCAAAGGCGAATACGAGGTTCTTGTTGGTTGTGGAGAGCGCATTTACTGA ATTCATAAATTCCGCGAAGAGGACCCAAGTTCTTCCCCATATGCCACCCGAGAGGAGGAAGTTCGTGAATGAC TTGGCTCAGGTTTATCGCCTCGATACACAGATGGTCGATCAAGAACCTCATCGCAG TGTTCAAATAATCCGCCGAATTGATACTCGGATTCCTCAACCCCTTCTCTCAGCCCACATCGCATCTTCTGCTCCATCTGGCGCCAGTCTAGGAAAACTCGGAGATCTTCGAGCGGGTACTGTTACTTCGTTGCGTAAACCAAGCTCGTCTGGTGGTGGTAACAGTTCCGTCACTCCTACCTCCTCGTCGACGACAAAAGGGTGGACATCGGTTGTCTCTCGTTCTGCTCAGGCACCCACCACTTCCAACGCAGGTGTAGTTCGTTCAATGCCCACTCCTCCCGCTGTTTTCGGAGGTCCTGTTCGTATTACACAACTTGCGAGTCGAGCCGCCACTCCTCCTGCCGGTACAAGTCAGACTCAGACTCAGAGGAGTGTTGGTAGCGTTAACGTTTTGGTACCTGTGCAGCCGACTGCTGTTGATACTGGACCCGTACCGGATAGCTGGGAAGATGATGCTTGA
- a CDS encoding uncharacterized protein (BUSCO:EOG09265KQ4), producing MFLLRRAQNSICTICRYRSYTAKAAAAGSPSESSQKQSPAATPKSSCAADTVLTGLNYLKGQETVLAKPDEWYPDWLWTILEPKKLEYDGPGGKYERAERRKENKQRIKERNFMLTQ from the exons ATGTTTCTCCTTCGACGCGCACAAAATTCGATATGCACCATCTGCCGGTATCGTAGTTATACCGCAaaggcagcagcagcagggaGTCCTAGCGAGAGTTCTCAGAAACAAAGTCCTGCAG CAACACCCAAATCATCCTGTGCCGCTGATACTGTTCTCACTGGCTTGAATTATCTAAAAGGGCAAGAAACCGTTCTCGCGAAACCAGATGAATGGTATCCAGATTGGTTATGGACTATCCTTGAACCGAAAAAACTGGAATATGACGGACCAGGCGGAAAGTATGAGCGAGCAGAAAGGAGAAAGGAAAACAAGCAGAGGATAAAAGAGAGAAATTTCATGCTGACACAGTAG
- the RPL10 gene encoding 60S ribosomal protein L10 (BUSCO:EOG092648Q0), whose translation MGRRPARCYRYCKNKPYPKSRYNRGVPDPKIRIFDLGRKRASVDEFPFCCHLVSDEYEQLSSEALEAARICANKYVTKTSGKDSFHMRVRVHPFHVIRINKMLSCAGADRLQTGMRGAWGKPYGTVARVNIGQIILSIRCKEANAAVIVEALRRARYKFPGRQKIIVSKKWGFTNVDKTEYLKLKAEKRVLQDGAYVQFIRPKGPLEVNLRNQLRA comes from the exons ATGGGCCGCCGTCCTGCTCGCTGCTACCGTTATTGCAAGAACAAGCCTTACCCCAAGTCAAGGTACAATCGTGGTGTTCCTGACCCCAAG ATCCGTATCTTCGATTTGGGTCGTAAACGTGCCTCTGTTGACGAATTTCCCTTCTGCTGTCATCTGGTTTCTGATGAGTACGAACAACTCTCGTCCGAAGCTCTGGAAGCTGCCCGTATCTGTGCGAACAAATATGTCACCAAGACCAGCGGAAAGGACTCCTTCCATATGCGTGTCCGTGTCCACCCGTTCCATGTCATCCGTATCAACAAGATGTTGAGTTGTGCCGGTGCCGATCG TCTCCAGACCGGTATGCGTGGTGCTTGGGGTAAACCTTATGGTACTGTCGCCCGTGTCAACATTGGCCAGATTATTCTCTCCATTCGATGCAAGGAAGCCAATGCTGCTGTGATCGTCGAGGCCCTCCGACGGGCACGATACAAGTTCCCTGGCAGACAGAAGATCATTGTCTCCAAGAAGTGGGGTTTCACTAACGTCGACAAGACTGAGTACCTCAAGTTGAAGGCGGAGAAGAGGGTGCTGCA GGATGGAGCTTACGTTCAGTTTATCAGGCCGAAAGGCCCTCTGGAAGTGAACCTACGCAACCAACTTCGTGCTTAG
- the NUO51 gene encoding NADH-ubiquinone oxidoreductase 51 kDa subunit, mitochondrial precursor: protein MLRTTSSSSATSKTMIRNCSISSTRSFRLPRSSFARGASTRSFATVSDPPVRRYGGLKDQDRIFTNLYCKHDHGLKAAKSRGDWHRTKDVLLKGDSWIIQTIKDSGLRGRGGAGFPSGLKWSFMNKPNWQNDKRPRYLVVNADEGEPGTCKDREIMRGDPHKLIEGCLVAGRGMNASAAYIYIRGEFFQEASHVQQAINEAYAAGLLGKDACGSGYSFDVYLHRGAGAYICGEETALIESLEGKQGKPRLKPPFPADVGLFGCPTTVANVETVAVAPTICRRGASWFAGFGRERNQGTKVFCISGHVNNPCVVEDEMSIPLKDLIEKHCGGVIGGWDNLLGIIPGGCSVPVLPIDKCSEVLMDYDSLKDAQSGLGTGAVIVMNKSTDIVKAIARFASFYKHESCGQCTPCREGTTWMMNMMNRFVEGRGHVREIDMLLELTKQIEGRTICALGDAAAWPIQGLMRHFRPEVEARIERFRKEHGTVAFGGHLKSDVKDKSLAQPDNLGFQLPA, encoded by the exons ATGCTACGGACGACTTCTTCGTCGTCTGCAACGTCCAAAACAATGATACGCAACTGCTCCATCTCCTCTACACGCTCTTTTCGACTCCCCCGTTCTTCTTTTGCTCGTGGCGCCAGTACGAGGTCCTTTGCAACGGTCTCCGACCCTCCGGTCAGACGTTATGGTGGTTTGAAGGATCAGGACAGAATATTCACGAATCTTTACTGTAAGCATGACCACGGGTTGAAAGCTGCAAAG TCTCGAGGCGACTGGCACCGAACAAAAGATGTCCTCCTCAAAGGTGACTCTTGGATTATTCAAACTATCAAAGATTCTGGTCTACGTGGTCGTGGTGGCGCCGGTTTTCCTTCTGGCTTGAAATGGAGTTTTATGAACAAACCCAATTGGCAGAATGACAAACG CCCACGGTATTTGGTCGTCAATGCCGACGAGGGAGAGCCTGGAACGTGCAAGGACCGAGAAATCATGCGTGGTGACCCCCACAAGCTCATTGAAGGATGTCTTGTTGCTGGGCGGGGTATGAACGCAAGTGCGGCATACATCTATATTCGTGGTGAATTCTTCCAGGAAG CCTCTCACGTCCAACAAGCTATCAATGAAGCATATGCAGCTGGACTCCTCGGTAAGGACGCCTGTGGTAGCGGTTACTCTTTCGACGTCTATCTCCACCGTGGGGCTGGTGCATACATTTGTGGTGAAGAGACCGCTTTGATTGAATCTCTTGAAG GCAAACAAGGCAAACCCCGTCTCAAGCCTCCTTTCCCTGCCGACGTCGGACTGTTCGGCTGCCCTACGACTGTAGCTAATGTCGAAACTGTTGCAGTTGCACCCACCATTTGTCGACGAGGTGCTTCCTGGTTTGCTGGCTTTGGAAGGGAGAGAAATCAGGGAACGAAGGTGTTCTGTATATCTGGACACGTCAACAACCCTTGCGTTGTCGAGGATGAAATGAGTATTCCATTGAAGGACCTCATTGAGAA ACATTGCGGAGGCGTCATTGGTGGCTGGGATAACCTTCTCGGAATCATACCTGGAGGATGTTCAGTACCCGTATTACCAATCGACAAGTGCTCCGAAGTATTGATGGACTACGACTCGCTGAAAGATGCACAGAGTGGATTGGGTACCGGTGCTGTTATTGTTATGAACAAGAGCACAGATATTGTCAAGGCGATTGCACGATTCGCATCG TTCTACAAACACGAATCTTGTGGACAATGCACCCCATGCAGAGAGGGAACTACTTGGATGATGAACATGATGAATCGTTTCGTTGAGGGTAGAGGTCATGTTCGGGAGATTGATATGCTTCTGGAGTTGAC TAAACAAATAGAAGGTCGAACAATTTGTGCTCTCGGTGATGCCGCTGCTTGGCCGATCCAG GGTCTCATGCGTCATTTCCGCCCTGAGGTGGAAGCAAGGATTGAACGGTTCAGGAAGGAGCATGGTACGGTTGCCTTTGGTGGACACCTCAAGTCGGACGTAAAGGACAAGTCATTGGCACAACCGGACAATTTGGGATTCCAGCTACCAGCATAG